In Terriglobales bacterium, the genomic stretch AGCTTGCGCAGCAGCAGCTCCGTTTTCAAGGCTTGCTCGAACTCCGCCACGCTCATGCGCAGGTTCTTCATCACAAAATCCTCGTAGCGGGCCTCGCCCACAAACTCGCCGTTGGGGAAGAGCGTCTGGCCCCAGTATCCGCTCTGCAATTCCTGGCGCAGGTCCGCGTCCGTCACCTTGAGCCCCAGGCGGTTGGCCTCGACCATCATCGCCCGCGCGGTGACGATGCCGTCCGCGGCTTGCTGGCGGATGAAGGGCATGAGCTGCTGGGGGTAGCTGCGCTGCTCGCGTATCTGCTGGGCCCGCGCCTCGACCTCCTGGGTAGTGACTTGCTGGTCATCGATCTGGGCCAGCACGCCCGGGGTGGTGTTGGCAAAGCCGAACGATTCGCCGAGGAACCCGCCCGGGATAAGCTGGATCACCATGGCCGCCGAGAAGAACACAAGGATGGAGCCCAAGGCGATCTTCTTGAATTTTCCAGGTGTCTGAAGAAAACGGATCATTGGTCAGGAAACTCCCAGTCTTGCTGCAGAAACTCTGATTATACCAGCGCGTTCCTTCCCGGCTGACAGCCACAGCCGGCGACGGCTAGAATCATCCGGAGGCATTCCATGCTCCGTCTCACCTCCCTTCTTCTCCTGGCCGCATTCCAGTTCGCCGCCCAGAAAGGAGCGACCATGCCTTTTTCCCTGCAATCCAGCGCCTTCAAAGAGGGCGCCGACATCCCTCGCCAGTACACCTGCGAAGGCGCCGATGTTTCTCCCGCGCTCGCCTGGAGCGAACCGCCGTCGAAGACCCAGACCTTCGCGCTGATCGCCGATGATCCCGATGCCCCCGTCGGCACCTGGGTGCACTGGGTGGCGTGGAACATTCCGGCCACCGCGCGACAGCTGCCCGAGAACGTCTCCAAGACCGCCGAGCTCGCGGGCGGCGGACACCAGGGCACCAATGATTTCCGGAAGACCGGGTACGGCGGCCCTTGCCCTCCGCCGGGAAAGGCGCACCGCTACTTCTTCAAGCTCTACGCTCTGGACGCGAAACTCGAACTGAAGCCCGGCGCCACCAAGAAGGACCTGGAGCAGGCGATGAAGGGCCACATCCTGGCGGAGACCCAGTTGATGGGCAAGTACCAGCGGGGCCGCTGACCGCCCGGACCCAGGCACTTGGGCAGCCCAGGAAAATCCTCTGAATCCTTATTCCCGATACGGGAATCCCTAGCAAGAATTGCTGGCCGCTGCTGACACCGTCTCTTCGGGGAAGCAGCCGCTCTGATGCCCGCGATCTCTGGAGCCCGGATCGTTTCCCCCGGCGAGCCGGCCTTCCAGCCTCCACTTAGGGGGCGGCTTTTTC encodes the following:
- a CDS encoding YbhB/YbcL family Raf kinase inhibitor-like protein, with translation MLRLTSLLLLAAFQFAAQKGATMPFSLQSSAFKEGADIPRQYTCEGADVSPALAWSEPPSKTQTFALIADDPDAPVGTWVHWVAWNIPATARQLPENVSKTAELAGGGHQGTNDFRKTGYGGPCPPPGKAHRYFFKLYALDAKLELKPGATKKDLEQAMKGHILAETQLMGKYQRGR